The Oncorhynchus mykiss isolate Arlee chromosome 8, USDA_OmykA_1.1, whole genome shotgun sequence genome includes the window atatgtattacataaagatgcagtagatgatatagagtacagtatatacatatacatatgagatgggtaatgtagggtatgtaaacattatattaagtgacatagtttaaagtggctaatgatacattttttacatcaatttccattatgaAAGTGGcaggagttgagtcagtatgttggcagcagccactcaatgttagtggtggctgtttaacagtctgatggccttgagatagaagctgtttttcagtctctcggtccctgctttgatgcacctgtactgacctcgccttctggatgatagcggggtgaacaggcagtggctcgggtggttgttgtccttgatgatctttatggccttcctgtgacatcgggtggtgtaggtgtcctggagggcaggtagtttgccacctcactaccccctggagagccttacggttgtgggcggagcagtagccgtaccaggcggtgatacagcccgacaggatgctctcgattgtgcatctgtagaagtttgtgagtgcgtttggtgacaagccaaattccttcagcctcttgaggttgaagaggcgctcctgcgccttcttcacaacgctgtctgtgtgggtggaccaattcagtttgtccgtgatgtgtacgccgaggaacttaaaacttactaccctctccactactgtcccgtcgatgtcgatgtggataggggggtgctccctctgctgtttcctgaagtccacaatcatcttaatgcatttgagaccgtcagttgtgttgtgacaagatatgggtggtatacagaagatagccctatttggtaaaataccaagtctatattatgccaagaacagcttaaataagcaaagagaaacaacagtcattactttaagacatgaaggtcagtcaatccggaaaatgtcaagaactttgaaagattcttcaaatgcagtcacaaaaaccatcaagcgctatgatgaaactggctctcatgaggacctccataggaatggaagacccaaaATTACTCTGCTGCAgtggatgagttcattagagttaccagcctcagaaattgcagcccaaataaatgcttcacagaattcaagtaacagacacatctcaacatcatctgttctgaggagactgcgtgaatcaagctttcatggtcaaattactgcaaagaaaccactactaaaggacaccaataataagacgagactgggccaagaaacaagagcaatggacattagactggtggaaatgtttcctttggtctgatgagtccaaatgtttgttttttggttccaaccagcacgtctttgtgagacgcagtgtaggtgaacagatgacctctgtatgtgtggttcccaccgtgaagcagggaggaggaagtgtgacgtgtggtggtgctttgctgtcagtgatttatttagaattcaagacacactacaaaagcattctgcagcgatacgccatcccatctggtttgcgcttagtgggactatcatttatttttcaacaggataatgacctaacacaccttcaggctgtgtaagggctatttgaccaagaaggagagtgatggagtgctgcatcagatgacctggcctacacaatcacccgacctcaacccaactgagatggtttgggatgagttggaccgcggagtgaaggaaaggcagtcaacacgtgctcagcatatggaactccttcaagactgttggaaaagcattccaggtgaagctggttgagagaatgccaagagtgtgcaaagctgtcatcaaggcaaagggtggctactttgaaaaatctaaaatctaaaatatattttgatttgttgaacaattGTAAcatttttggtaactacatgattacatatgtgttatttcatagttttgatgtcttcactattctacaatgttgaaaatagtaaaaataaagaaaaacccttgaatgagtaggtgtgttcaaactttagCCGGATACGATACATGCGCTATGATGTAGCCTGTATGAAGTACTAGCCTACTACCTCAATATATTGATTTGTCAGATTTATCATCCTTAAAGAGGAACTCTAAATGAAAGAAATCACTCATATTATATTTTCCTTCACCATGAGAAATGATTGCCACAATATATTTATGTCACCGTTCATTGTCACGTACAGACTGCACTAAAATAACTATTCAAATACTTTGTGGTGTGTGATTTGTAGTAACCATTCACCTGAATTCTACTTGTTTCTTTTCAGAGGTGGTTATGGACTTTATGGAGAACCTGAAGGAAAATCGCTTGGTGGAGGCTTGCCAGCAGTTGCTCTTGCGAGAGGATCAGCTCTTTGGCCAAGAAACCATGACAGTAGAGGGGTTGGTTCAGGTTTGCAACGAGGATGATAAAGACACGCTGCAAAAAGACTATGAAACCCTGCTGCTCCACTTATGGATGGCAGTTCACACCACCTTTAGTTCCACACCCTCGGGAGAACACCTAGAGATACTTCGGAGTGCGGTGGAAACAATAACGCTGCTGGAAGAGAAGGACCAGCAATGGGAAGGGCGGCCCGAGGGCAGCAGCGAGGCCCCCGTGTGGCGGCCACACCAGTGCCGGCACACCCACGACAACCTGCTTGAAAAAATGGTGGATTCTCAAATGAGGAATGCAACAGTGGAGGAGGACAATATTAGCGTTAGCAGTGTGGACAACCTGTCAACGTCCATGAAAAGGGAGGTATGTAGGATGGGCAAGCGTCTGAAGGAGGACGTTCTCAGGGTGGCCAGGGACATAAGGGACTGCTACCCCCCAGACTTTGACGTGTGCAACTTGTATGTGAGACTTTACCATCAGAAGTTCTCAGCAAGGTTAACAGAACTGGCCCGCTCTGGGCTCGATGTGGATGACTGTAACTACCTCCTCTGCTGGGTGAACAATTACTATCCAAAGTAAGTGGGAAATGGGAGGGTAGTTGCCCTGGATTCTTGAAGGGCTTGTTAACAATCAGTGAAAGTGAAATGGCCAATTTGCTTTTTAAAATGTCCAAATCACATTTAAGTGATGTCAAACTGCATATGTAGTTGATTTGAGTTGATTGGGCCATTACATTTAGAAAATTGAACGCTTTCGCCTATCATTTCCATTGATTGTTAGCTAGcagtggctaaagttagctgaagtttgtagtggctggaaccatcccactgggcaaacactggttgaatcaacgtggaaaactatTTGGATTTCCAAAAAGTCTTCAACTTAAAGGAATTTTGTTTTCACCCAAATGTATACAAAATCCAATGACAGAGTGAcatttttggttgatttcacattgaattgaCGGgtggttgacaactcaaccaaatgtaaatcaaaaccagATGTTAActaacgtctgtgcccagtgggaagccaCTACTGTTTGTGGCAGATGCTAAGATGCTCACTATTTTCAGGGTGAGGGAACATTTAAATTAAAATCCTGAACATCCTGAAAAAAAGGCTAGTTCCCcccctttttttaaatgtctgcAAACTAAAATTCTGCATATTTGGCATAGCTGATTGCTCAAGGTTGCCTACATTATTGTCCTGCCTTGTACAGTCTTTGAGTGATTCTGAGATGTCTCGTATGGTTTCTATCAATGACTtgatgtcatttacaacatgTTTATATCTGTTTCAGTGACATCTTAAAACACAAAGACCTTGAGGGGCACATCAACATGGAGTCTTTGGGAACTCTTTTATCTGAGAAGGATCTCACAACATTGGAGGAGCAGTATCTACTACAAAAAGAGGTAAACAGGATGCCAGAAACAGCTAAATCTAATGAACAGGCTAAATCCATGTGTATACGTCTAGACCATCCTTTCagagtagcctggtcccagatctatttgtgctgtcttgccaactgctATGGTGTGTTAATGACCATAGGGCTTGGCAAGATAGCACAaacatatctgggaccaggctactttcAGAGTGCTTTAGAATTGGaaataatgtattattttataatgttgtatacaATGTCTTTCAGAACTATAGTGTCAAACTTACAGACTTGTGATGACCTGTGCTATGTCGTTTTCAGAGTAGAGTCAGGACCTGGTTCTCCAAGGCTCTCagtaaggaggaggagggttggctcAGTGGAAAGAGTCCAGAACTCATTGATGGGTACTGCTTCTGTCCTCTGGCCATTGACATCATACAGGTTGAAACCTATTGGATTACTACTACTTCTTCTAGTACTTGTCTGTGTTCAGCCCTACTCTTTCTTTGACCTGAACATGTTCTTCTTCATTTTCATACTACATATATGTAGCTTTTTTCTCCCGCATGGTTTTATATAAGCTTCATATTAACATGTCAACCTTGACATAATTCTATTTAAACTGACATTACCCTCCAAAACCAAAGTTTGTCTGATATTTTCAGACTTCAAAACAATGAGCACCATAAATCAGAAATATTTAATAAATGCACTGAATTTCATACATTTCTActgttgggttctgagaatatgaaaatatacttattcatgtcactgatggAGTGCTGAGGTTTAGAGGGGTTTTacatcagaagttaatggttatccgTAGGAGCcagatggctttggaatgtgCTGGTTGGATGGGAGGAAGTCACACGATTGCTATAGGGGAGACGggtggacatctgtggattaggcaaatgagaggttgaggtcaggtcagatgccCTTAAAGAAGAAATGATGGTTTATTACCCTATTACTTTGTCTTCCTGTCAAACCATAatagatgtaaggattggagagaaggagttGTGCCTAAATTGGAATATATATACTTGTGGTGCCAGCAGCTTACCAGCAGcttaccagcagcataccaccctgcataccactgctggcttgcttctgaagctaagcagggttggtcctggtcagtccctggatgggagaccagatgctgctggaagtggtgttggagggccggtaggaggcactctttcctctggtctaaaaaatatcccaatgccccaggacaGTGATTGGGGATTGGgggccctgtgtagggtgccgtctttcgtaTGGGATGttaaaatgggtgtcctgactctctgaggtcataaaagatcccatggcacttatcgtaagagtagtggtgttaaccacggtgtcctggctaaattcccaatctggccctcaaaccattacggttgctgtaaatgagaacgtgttctcagtcaactcacctggtaaaataacggagaaataaacctgaatccaatcgagaatctgtggaaagaactgaaaactgctgttcacaaatgctctccatccaacctcactgagctcgagctgttttgcaaggaggaatgggaaaaaaattcagtctctcgatgtgcaaaactgatagagacataccccaagcgacttacagctgtaatcgcagcaaaaggtggcgctacaaagtattaacttaagggggctgaataattttgcacgcccaatttttcagtttttgatttgttaaaaaagtttgaaatatccaataaatgtcgttccacttcatgattgtgtcccacttgttgttgattcttcacaaaaaaacacagttttatatctttatgtttgaagcctgaaatgtggcaaaaggtcgcaaagttcaagggggccgaatactttcgcaaggcactgtatatgaagtaGCTTTTTCTCCCGCATGGTTTTATATAAGCTTCATATTAACATGTCAACCTTGACATAATTCTATTTAAACTGACATTACCCTTCAAAACCCAAATTTGTCTGATATTTTCAGACTTCAAAACAATGAGCACCATAAATCAGAAATATTTAATAAATGCACTGAATTTCATACGTTTCTACACTGAATTGAGTTGACATGGAATTAATCCCATCCCTGCTCTAAGCTATTTTGACTGTACAGGGTCAGGTTTTATGtgctaatactgtatgttgttctgttTACTAGGCTGTTGATGGGGCCATGAGAGAGGCCAGGACTATTCTGGGCAGTGAGGCTAAAGCCCAAAGAATCCTTTGTCAGCTGGACAGCTTCTTGATAAGGTAGTATACCCATTTCTTATTGCTCTGGCCACTGGGTTGTGTTCCTTACACACCAAATAGAataaagcagactgaaacagagagagactacctggacttgtccaataagtaACACTGATTTTccttttccattgcaaaacattttggttgTGTGCCTTAATGAACACATCCTGTTGTAGTTGAACGTTTACTTTTCCATTGTGCTTCTTAACTTATTCACCAAGTTTCTATTGAAAAACAAAACTTTTTCCATTAAGTTTGAATGCTTTGGCTTAGGGCTGTCCAATCTAATATTTTACTGATGAACATGCACGTTGATATCCAGCATCATGCTCAAAGCCCTTCAATTAGCTTACTATGTTCTGGTTTCACAGCCACACAGACAAATTGCGTAATTCTACTTGGCCTTTTTTCCTGGGAAAAGTTGGTAATTCAACCTTGGTGTTCTATCTACACTGTCTTGTTGCAGACGGTCTTTGACCTTGTTTAGTATGCTACAATTAAGTGATAATGTCAGAGAATATGGAACGCCgttttgggtctttgcatgtccAAAAAGATACACTGCAAATAACAGTATTTGTCAAATAAgtttgttgaccaatcaggacctgaatatgactgcacatcacataataatttaacacgttcatacattttttacctagttattacacattgattacactatcactcgtatttcatatgtcataaCGATTCACCGacacgtatgctatgatgctggtataGTTTTGTCTCGCACACCCGCCAATGCTGCACGAGCGCAGACACACTTCCACTAACTCtggacagtgctggtcataaaaagagctagctagctgatggatGCCAACAaagttcttccccaaaaacatagcaaaactacataatctgtttcagtagctatagttagccgACTAACTGTCTAGCTAGGTTTATAGTTAGCCGACTAACTGTCTAGCTAGGTTTATAGTTAGCCGACTAACTGTCTAGCTAGGTTTCATCATCTAAAATACTCCTCATTTAtaattttggtattttattatgatccccattagctgttgcaaaataTAGGTCTTATTTGAtcaatggtggtcggacccacctatatgaagctagccacaataaggattagccacaatagtggaattagCAGTTCGCTAGtctgtcattgacagtgatgcaaatgaatacagaTAGTAGAATTATTCCATAATTGAATAAACCATGCTAAACAAGGTTTAAATGTTGTTATATAAAttcaaaaaaatacaataattagtTAATTTGAcaaatctgttgaaatcacactggatgcattatactttagaattgcattgggggcatacttatttcactgtacagccttaccggtgcattgtggatcaatgacatggggtatcagactactcagtgacacccagagaacattagcatcgtagctcttattgcgggactctgaaaccACTGAATTGAGCCACATTCATTGTACCAGTCAAGCTAGCTACCACAGAAGTTGTCAAAGATATTAGCAAAATCAGTTTGATCCTGATCAATTTGATCCTGATCGTATTTCAAATGCTCACACAGACGTTTTCCCCATTCGGTTGAAAAAAGAATGCCTTATTACCAACACGGTATTGTAAACTCATCGTTCTTGGCAGGTATGTCACTCTgtgtgcttgtttgcagacttatttttttgtacagctttgacagtgctactgatcgTAGTGGTGGAGCTTGGCTTGCACGTGACAGttcagcacacacaacattctataatagaattgtgttatttgacgtgttttgtttttgacacgcaaagacccaaacggcgttccatatgagaagccagtgtttggagggtATATTGACAAgggtgttgttaggcctgagATGTCGGCTTCgaaggcattatcacttttatacaacgggttaccaacatattcaaataacttTCTTTTTATTAATCTATTCATaccatttcatccttccacaagatatagtcccaaaacaaatctagggttgctacccaagccggctggttgttcattctatcggtttggttgccagagacccagttgttcagtctttttgttctgtatctatggacgcaacccagttgctcagtctttttgttctgtatctatggacgcggcCCAGTTgctcagtctttttgttctgtatctatggacgcgacccagttgctcattctaaatgttccactGCCATACttgctggcaacgttcttatcccttgcttgctagctagtcaACTACGGCTCACTTACAGTCACATCAAaaagccagaataacagcaaagtatctatatttgcatttgtttaagctgttttctagtgacatttatttggatacatccataacaattaGCTAATGAGGCGCGATTTCGGCTGGCATAAAAAAACGTGTtcacttgtcaggacactgttgttcagaggagctagccaacaacacagctaacacaataactTCAAACAGAAGCTGGAAGgacagcaaactagctgcacttcgtttcgtttgacctttttttcaattgacatgaTTTTTCGACTGGCTAAGAAAcgttgcctgcctgtctgtctcgttctGACAGACAAGATCAAATTTGAATATCGAAACAATATTGCAAATGTCGgcgagacagacagcaaggtttatacaaatctccgctgttgaaaactaaatgttagtctaaaagaaatgtgac containing:
- the LOC110529330 gene encoding tumor necrosis factor alpha-induced protein 2 isoform X2, producing MKEEMGAVGHDPVAATVLSPVMEGSAKTVHGRFRHKLKMPQILGFVPRPRSPKPIVESNPPQTEVVMDFMENLKENRLVEACQQLLLREDQLFGQETMTVEGLVQVCNEDDKDTLQKDYETLLLHLWMAVHTTFSSTPSGEHLEILRSAVETITLLEEKDQQWEGRPEGSSEAPVWRPHQCRHTHDNLLEKMVDSQMRNATVEEDNISVSSVDNLSTSMKREVCRMGKRLKEDVLRVARDIRDCYPPDFDVCNLYVRLYHQKFSARLTELARSGLDVDDCNYLLCWVNNYYPNDILKHKDLEGHINMESLGTLLSEKDLTTLEEQYLLQKESRVRTWFSKALSKEEEGWLSGKSPELIDGYCFCPLAIDIIQAVDGAMREARTILGSEAKAQRILCQLDSFLISYKKSLEEFVKARRENTQAVVKANLVNIEQFRDFIVRREESIPEEIRTSCMSTLADLRDCGYGYFTGPIHEELRVQYHRLWTQAWFTGGQMVLDEVLGTLDRHMQQFTDLKPICVEELLGRLHMEMMVEYVKRMMKRKMRLKDKEQQETAAKLLAEDSSKLSTYFTEAGSKICWLSEVLPKMAEVVRLQDPGSIQLEIVTLARDFPDLSWRHISALLSLKANLSTADVRGIKESLEVNRPSVTSSNTNPPFFSKVPAGKFWHMPS